In a single window of the Elaeis guineensis isolate ETL-2024a chromosome 6, EG11, whole genome shotgun sequence genome:
- the LOC105036070 gene encoding LOW QUALITY PROTEIN: mediator of RNA polymerase II transcription subunit 17 (The sequence of the model RefSeq protein was modified relative to this genomic sequence to represent the inferred CDS: inserted 1 base in 1 codon) yields the protein MIRRIDFSFVVGKDAKQAKRSKEAAAAAAAAVQQPAWPWQGLVENLQLAHQELSVIMDLINTVEANDAVAVAGMQRPKPLPNEVLSDLAVSAATKLQRLRHLGRYFKQSSKAMEQQVSRDARFYGSLIRLQQNWKVKRQRMAAMGPGSEGFSFDLLDNSFVDLTALSRPSSISTVRVDHHYSGILSIQRPQKSCRSISLRFIGADPSCKQKSFSRKKIYSSAEHLRAAKTEALTDEDVNECVKDTHSVLCEIHQSIFEEQVFDMVNHETYNPLPGISVTGMREDFLQLAIGQETSVCLCLVPSGKEDGSQMVDSKGDSQNGESGLLNSDSMDLAIVGDDQHDFLKMNLSGMPNPVSLEIYLLFIFHENVLARAKERRSCATRAQVPGQPADGSCGVLGHFCMTVAHRIFSNKVLSELESLVNGVPYLQLLSHPTWHSRTSSWSLSLKFPQSVLHAGRCSKILDNHNLKHGMRSQFHTKVVVKDDQINVSGEGAPSIICSFRGSSDDVCSLNSFGCDLEDLPMILLQQVASQVIRWLHEEAXGVGMKASRDFLCLYFGLDHGDTLGLVAHVDPDDINGCISWWVVMDDGLVEGKNLTEYGESESRRFLGHLSLEALYATVMDLANLCSIGGIH from the exons ATGATTCGCCGGATCGATTTCTCTTTCGTCGTGGGGAAAGATGCGAAGCAGGCCAAGCGCTCCAaggaggcggcggcggcggcggcggcggcggtgcaGCAACCTGCTTGGCCGTGGCAGGGCTTAGTCGAAAATCTGCAGCTTGCTCATCAGGAGCTATCCGTCATCATGGATCTCATCAACACG GTTGAAGCAAATGATGCTGTAGCGGTGGCTGGAATGCAAAGACCAAAGCCTTTGCCAAACGAAGTTCTGTCAGACCTTGCAGTATCTGCAGCAACTAAGCTTCAACGTCTTCGG CATCTTGGAAGGTATTTTAAGCAATCTTCTAAAGCAATGGAGCAGCAGGTCTCTAGGGATGCAAGGTTCTATGGTTCACTTATCAG ATTGCAGCAGAATTGGAAGGTAAAACGGCAGCGTATGGCAGCAATGGGTCCAGGAAGTGAGGGCTTCTCTTTTGATCTTCTGGATAATTCGTTTGTAGACTTGACTGCTTTATCTCGTCCATCATCTATATCTACAGTTCGTGTTGATCATCACTATTCTGGCATTTTGTCTATACAAAGGCCTCAAAAATCATGCCGCTCTATATCTCTCAGATTTATCGGGGCTGATCCTAGTTGCAAACAGAAAAGCTTCAGTAGAAAGAAAATATATAGCTCAGCTGAGCATCTTCGAGCAGCTAAAACAGAAGCTTTGACTGATGAAGATGTCAATGAATGTGTCAAAGATACTCATTCAGTTCTTTGTGAAATCCATCAGTCTATATTTGAAGAGCAG GTTTTTGACATGGTGAACCATGAGACTTACAACCCATTGCCAGGTATAAGTGTGACTGGGATGCGAGAAGACTTCTTACAACTAGCAATTGGTCAAGAAACTTCAGTATGTCTGTGCCTTGTGCCTTCTGGGAAAGAAGATGGCTCTCAAATGGTTGACTCCAAAGGAGACAGTCAGAATGGGGAAAGTGGACTTCTAAATTCTGACTCGATGGATTTGGCAATTGTTGGAGATGATCAACATGATTTCCTTAAAATGAATTTATCAGGAATGCCCAATCCAGTCAGTCTGGAAATTTATTTGCtatttatttttcatgaaaatgTCCTTGCAAGGGCAAAGGAAAGACGCTCTTGTGCCACCCGAGCTCAAGTGCCCGGTCAGCCTGCAGATGGCAGTTGTGGTGTCCTAGGTCACTTCTGTATGACAGTAGCTCATAGAATCTTTTCCAACAAAGTGTTGTCAGAACTAGAGTCCCTG GTGAATGGAGTTCCATATCTGCAATTGTTATCTCATCCTACTTGGCATTCTCGGACATCTTCATGGTCTCTCTCCTTGAAGTTTCCCCAGTCAGTTCTTCATGCTGGCAGGTGTTCCAAGATTTTAGACAATCATAATCTGAAGCATGGAATGAGGTCACAGTTCCACACGAAGGTTGTGGTGAAGGATGACCAAATTAATGTAAGTGGTGAGGGTGCACCTAGTATCATTTGTTCATTTAGGGGCAGTTCTGATGATGTATGCTCGTTGAACTCTTTTGGCTGTGACTTAGAAGATCTCCCGATGATTCTTCTGCAGCAG GTAGCGAGCCAGGTTATTCGATGGCTTCATGAGGAAG TTGGTGTTGGAATGAAGGCAAGCAGAGACTTCTTGTGCCTGTACTTTGGTTTGGACCATGGTGACACTCTTGGCCTGGTGGCGCATGTGGACCCTGATGACATCAATGGGTGTATTTCGTGGTGGGTTGTGATGGATGATGGTTTGGTGGAGGGAAAAAATTTGACGGAGTATGGCGAGTCTGAGAGTCGGAGATTTTTGGGGCATTTGTCTCTTGAAGCTTTATATGCGACAGTAATGGATTTAGCAAACTTGTGTAGCATTGGTGGCATTCACTAA